TTCGGCTGATGACGCCCTCCTGGTCAAGCTTAATCAGGTCGCGGCGGATCGTCGCCGGTGAGGCATCGGTGATCGCCACCAGCTGATCCACCGTGACCAGGTTGTGCCCTTTGAGGTAATCCATTATCTGCTCTAACCGGTTATATCCCTTCATATTATTCCCGTGTAATTTGCATAGCCAACTGAATAGACACCGTCATGCTCTCCGACCTGGCTTTACCGGTCCATGCAATATTGAACGCGGTTCCGTGGTCTGCAGAGGTGCGGATAAACGGCAATCCGGCGGTGATATTCACCCCGTCGTAAAAGCCGAGCAATTTTAGCGGAATATGCCCCTGATCGTGATACATCGCAACGACCATGTCATACATTCCTTCGTGGCATTGCATAAATACCGTATCCGGCGGGCACGGTCCGGTGACGTTAACCCCCTGCGCCTTCATCGCCGCAACGGCCGGGCCGACGATTGTGATCTCTTCATCGCCAAACAGGCCATTTTCTCCCGCATGCGGGTTCACACCCGCGACCGCAATACGAGGTGCGCTAAAGCCCACCCGCTTCAGGAAGGTATCCGCAATGCCGATGACGGTTTTTACCCGATCCTGATTGAGCGTATCAAGGAATTTACGCAGCGCAATATGGGTCGTGATATGAATGACCTTCAGCCGATCGGTGTACAGCACCATAGCGTAGTCTTTGCTGTGCGTCAGATGGGCCAGCAGCTCGGTATGCCCGGGGTAGTGATGTCCGGCCAGATGCAGCGCTTCTTTATTCAGTGGCGCGGTGGCAACCGCTTTCACGTCCCCCGCCATCGCCAGTTCCGTCGCGCGCTTCACGCAGCGATAGGCTAAATCCCCCGCCTGAGCCTGAACCACGCCGGGCTTCAGGGCATCAGGGTCGGCCAGCGGTTCGTCCAGCACGTTAATCACGTTGGGTGCGAAACGAGCCTCGCTGACCTGCTTGATGATATGGATGTCAGCCTGCCCCACGATCCCATCATCCAGCACCCGCCTGAGCGTGCGGGCACAGCCCACAACGACAACCGGGGCTCCCGTTAATTCGCTCCCGGTGAGGGATTTGATAATGATCTCCGGGCCAATGCCCGCCGGGTCACCCATGGTTACAGCAATAATGTTAGTCACTCAGTCTCTCCTCGATAAAATGCAACACCTCAAGCAGCGTCTCTTCTTTTCCGAAGCCCCCTGCTTTGGTCATTACCGGCTGGTGCCAGGCACAACCCAGAAATTTGCCGTAAGGGACGCATCCTGCGACGCGCCCTGTAATTTCAAATCCTTGCGCATCAAGCGCGCTGGCGACGGCCATTGCCACATCACCGCCTGAGACATACAACGCATCTGGCGGACATGCCGTCAGTGCCTCTCGGGTAATCTCTCCCAGGAAGGCGCAGATCGTTTCACCCAGTTCGGCCCGGGTCATTTGATACTGCGCGCAAAGCCGTTCAACCTGATGTCGCGCCTCATGGTCCGGGCAGGTATGAACGAGGCAGTGTCGGCCCGCCTTCAGGGCCTGCGTGATGCGCATGAGCGCGTTCGCCGTCTCCCCCTTCAGCACATCATTAACATCAATGAACACCGACGAAACCGCAGGCTCTGCAGCGGCCAGCGCAATCTGGCGCTGAGCGATCTCACTCATTGATCCCACCACCGCCAGCAGCTGCTGACGCTTCACGGGGGCGAGATGGCGTGCCAGCGCATCACATAAGCCGGCAGACCCGACCAGCAGTGGTGTCTGCGGGCAGGTCAGCGCGGCGCCAATAATGGCGTCCAGATCCTCGTCACACTGGGCATCGACGATGAGCCACTCCGTTCCCTGCGCCAGTTCGGCTGCCAGCGTGTTCACGGTCACGGATTGACAACTCACGTTGGTAAACATGTCAGCAATAGTGGCAGACGGGACGGGCGTTTTCGGATCGCTGGCAAATTCGGTTTCATCCACCGAAATGCCGTTCACCAGACACCTGCCGTGGCGCGTGATCCGCCCTGCCGCGGGATACGCTGGCGCCACAATCACCTGCCGTTTGCCGCTTACTGCCTTAAGGACGCCTGTTTCTGCCCCTACATTGCCGCGCAGCGTGGAATCAATCTTTTTGATGAGCCAGCGCGCCTCCGCAATATCCGCCCCCAGTACGGCCACTTTTTCGGCCGCCTCTGCTGCCCTCAGCGCACGGGAATCGGTATTAATGACCAGTGCATCCACCGTCTGGGTAAAGGGTGTCTGGAATGCCACGCTGACCTTCTTACCGCTCAGCGCCAGGCTGACACCCGCATCGTTTGCACCGGTAAAGTCATCTGCGACGACAACGACGTCTCTGAACAGGTTGTTTTCTTTCATTCCCACTCCGGGCTCGCTTTTCCTGCTAATGATTATATTCAATCATGATTGATTATATGTGAGCAAGATCAAGTTAATCAGTTTGCGGATAAATTATAAATTTAGCCACACGATGACCATGAAGCGTCTTAATTGAGCGAATTTAATCATGGACACAAAGACAGGAGAAAAGCGTGGTTACCCTTAACAGCACCATTATTAGCGGCGCAAATGCGCTCGCCGCCATCAGGCCATTACTCACCGATAACGCGCAGCTCTTGCTGGTCACGGACGGCAACATTGCGCGTCTGGAGGCGGCAAAACAGATCCGTTCAATTCTTGAAGAGGACAACCGCCGCGTCACGGTGATTGACACGGTGCCACCTGAACCCTCCCACCACGATGTCAGCCAGTTGCTCGCGGGGTTAAACGGCGGATCGTTTGATGTTGTGGTCGGGATCGGCGGCGGTAGCGTACTGGATGTGGCGAAACTGCTCTCCGTGCTCTGTCACCCGCTGTCGCCGGGGCTGGACAGGCTGCTGGCAGGGGTAAAACCGATGGCACGTATCTCCTCAATTCTGATCCCCGCCACCGCCGGAACCGGGTCAGAAGCCACGCCGAACGCTATTCTGGCGATACCGGAGCAAAACACGAAGATTGGTATTATCTCCCCGGTCCTGCTGCCCGATTACGTCGCCCTGCTGCCGGAACTGACCACCAGCATGCCCGCGCATATTGCCTCCTCTACCGGAATCGATGCCCTGTGCCATCTGATTGAGTGCTTCACCGCCACGGTCGCCAACCCGGTCAGCGATAACGCGGCGTTGACCGGGCTCGCTAAGCTGCTGAAGAACATTGAAACGGCCTGCGCTGAGCCGGGTAACCTGCTGGCAAAGCTGGAAATGCTGTGGGCCTCTTATTACGGCGGGGTCGCGATTGCGCAGGCCGGCACACATCTGGTTCACGCCCTGTCTTATCCGCTTGGCGGGAAATATCACCTGCCGCACGGCGTGGCCAACGCCATTCTTCTGGCACCCTGCATGCGTGTGGTTCGTCCCCACTGCGTGACAAAATTTGCGCAGGTCTGGGATCTCGTGCCAGGCGCGGACAGCAGCCTGTCCGATGACGAAAAATCTCACGCGCTGGTGGAGTACTTTGCCGCGCTGGTTCGTCGTCTCAACCTGCCGGACAACCTTGAGTCCCTGGGCGTGCCGCGCGAAGACATCGCTTCCCTGAGCGATGCCGCCCTGAACGTTAAACGGTTAATGAACAATGCCCCCTGTCAGGTGAATCACGACGAGGTGCAGGCGATTTACCGGACACTGTTTCCTGAACATGCATAGTCAAGGAGTAAGAAATGCGTAACAACATCAAGGGCGTGCTGACGGCCATCGTCACCCCTTTTGACGCGGAAGGCGAACTCAACCTTCCCGGCTTAACGCGGCAGATCGCCCGCCAGCTGGACGCCGGAAACGGCATTTTTTGCGGCGGAACCAACGGCGAGTTCTTTGTCCTGAACGAAGCGGAAAAAATCGCGGTCACCCGGACCTGTGTGGAAACCGTCGCCGGACGCGCGCCCGTCGTGGCGCATATTGGCGAAATCTCCACCCGCGACACCATCCGGCTGGGAAAACAGATCGCTGCGCTGGGTGTGGATGCGGTTTCCGTCATCACCCCTTACTTCGTGCCGCTGAAACAGGCTGAGCTCATCGCACACTACACCGCCGTCGCTGACGCGCTAACCGTACCGGTCTTTCTGTACAACATTCCGGCGCGGACCGGCAACACACTTGAGCCCGCCACGGTACGGGCGCTGGCCGAACACCCCAACATTTCAGGTATTAAAGACAGTGCCGGGAGCTATGAAAGCCTGCGCGGTTTCCTCAACGCGGTCAGCGACATTGATGGGTTTGACGTGCTGAACGGACCGGATTCACTGATCCATCAGGGCTTCGTCGACGGATGTTCAGCCTGTATTTCCGGGCTGGCGAACGTGGCACCAGCGGCGATCAACGCCATCTGGTCACGCTTTAACGCGGGTGATGTTGAAGGTTCCCGGCAGGCGCAGGAGCGCGTCACCCGACTGCGCACCGAGCTCTACAGCGTGGCGTTTTCCCCTGCCGCCGTTAAAAAGGCCCTGCAAATCATGGGCGAGGATGTCGGAGTGAGTCGCTATGCCGTGGCGTTTAGCGAGCAGCAGTGCCAACAGATTCGCCAGATAGTGACAACGTCACTTAGCTAAACGGCGTTGGTTTCGTCAATAAGAATACCGGGTACCTGAGGTGCCCAGGATTCACTCGCCCTGAAGAGAGGCAAAGATGAATAATTTTACCGCTGAAGATACCCTGATCATTGTGGGCATAGTCATTGCCTACATCCTGTTCACCACCTGGCTGACCTTCCGGATCCGCAGTAAAAACTCCGGGGACTTTATGGAAGGCTCCCGTGCGATGCCGGCGTTTATTGTCGGGATCCTGCTGATGTCTGAGTATATCGGCGCTAAATCCACCATCGGCACCGCGCAGGCGGCGTTTGAGGACGGGTTTGCTGCGTCATGGTCCGTCATCGGGGCCGCGATTGGCTTCCCACTTTTTGGTCTGTTGCTGGTAAAACGCATATACAACACCGGGAAAATCACCATCTCGGGTGCGATTGCTGAAAAATACGGTAACAGCACCAAAAACATTATCTCCCTCATCATGATCTACGCCCTGCTGCTGGTTAACGTGGGGAATTACGTCAGCGGCGCAGCAGCCATTTCCACCGTACTGAAAGTCAATCTGCCCGTTGCCGCCTTTATTACGGCTATCGTCAGCACCTTCTATTTCGCCTTTGGCGGCATGAAGGGCGTGGCGTGGGTAACCGTGCTGCACAGTGCGCTGAAATACTTCGGCATTCTGGCCATCATGGGCTTTGCGTTATCCAAAACCGGCGGTTTCACGCCGATGATCGAAAACATGCCGGACTTCTACTGGACCTGGGATGGCAATATCGGCGCGTCGACCATTTTCGCATGGCTCATTGGCACCATTGGATCCATCTTCTGCACCCAGTTTGTGATCCAGGCCATCTCCTCCACCAAAGATGTTAAATCGGCTAAACGCTCGACCTGGGTCGCGTTCTTTTTCTGCCTGCCGATTGCGCTGGCCATTGCGGTGATTGGCGT
This region of Enterobacter cloacae complex sp. R_G8 genomic DNA includes:
- a CDS encoding D-threonate 4-phosphate dehydrogenase; this translates as MTNIIAVTMGDPAGIGPEIIIKSLTGSELTGAPVVVVGCARTLRRVLDDGIVGQADIHIIKQVSEARFAPNVINVLDEPLADPDALKPGVVQAQAGDLAYRCVKRATELAMAGDVKAVATAPLNKEALHLAGHHYPGHTELLAHLTHSKDYAMVLYTDRLKVIHITTHIALRKFLDTLNQDRVKTVIGIADTFLKRVGFSAPRIAVAGVNPHAGENGLFGDEEITIVGPAVAAMKAQGVNVTGPCPPDTVFMQCHEGMYDMVVAMYHDQGHIPLKLLGFYDGVNITAGLPFIRTSADHGTAFNIAWTGKARSESMTVSIQLAMQITRE
- a CDS encoding four-carbon acid sugar kinase family protein, yielding MKENNLFRDVVVVADDFTGANDAGVSLALSGKKVSVAFQTPFTQTVDALVINTDSRALRAAEAAEKVAVLGADIAEARWLIKKIDSTLRGNVGAETGVLKAVSGKRQVIVAPAYPAAGRITRHGRCLVNGISVDETEFASDPKTPVPSATIADMFTNVSCQSVTVNTLAAELAQGTEWLIVDAQCDEDLDAIIGAALTCPQTPLLVGSAGLCDALARHLAPVKRQQLLAVVGSMSEIAQRQIALAAAEPAVSSVFIDVNDVLKGETANALMRITQALKAGRHCLVHTCPDHEARHQVERLCAQYQMTRAELGETICAFLGEITREALTACPPDALYVSGGDVAMAVASALDAQGFEITGRVAGCVPYGKFLGCAWHQPVMTKAGGFGKEETLLEVLHFIEERLSD
- a CDS encoding iron-containing alcohol dehydrogenase codes for the protein MVTLNSTIISGANALAAIRPLLTDNAQLLLVTDGNIARLEAAKQIRSILEEDNRRVTVIDTVPPEPSHHDVSQLLAGLNGGSFDVVVGIGGGSVLDVAKLLSVLCHPLSPGLDRLLAGVKPMARISSILIPATAGTGSEATPNAILAIPEQNTKIGIISPVLLPDYVALLPELTTSMPAHIASSTGIDALCHLIECFTATVANPVSDNAALTGLAKLLKNIETACAEPGNLLAKLEMLWASYYGGVAIAQAGTHLVHALSYPLGGKYHLPHGVANAILLAPCMRVVRPHCVTKFAQVWDLVPGADSSLSDDEKSHALVEYFAALVRRLNLPDNLESLGVPREDIASLSDAALNVKRLMNNAPCQVNHDEVQAIYRTLFPEHA
- a CDS encoding dihydrodipicolinate synthase family protein, with protein sequence MRNNIKGVLTAIVTPFDAEGELNLPGLTRQIARQLDAGNGIFCGGTNGEFFVLNEAEKIAVTRTCVETVAGRAPVVAHIGEISTRDTIRLGKQIAALGVDAVSVITPYFVPLKQAELIAHYTAVADALTVPVFLYNIPARTGNTLEPATVRALAEHPNISGIKDSAGSYESLRGFLNAVSDIDGFDVLNGPDSLIHQGFVDGCSACISGLANVAPAAINAIWSRFNAGDVEGSRQAQERVTRLRTELYSVAFSPAAVKKALQIMGEDVGVSRYAVAFSEQQCQQIRQIVTTSLS
- a CDS encoding sodium:solute symporter family protein, whose amino-acid sequence is MNNFTAEDTLIIVGIVIAYILFTTWLTFRIRSKNSGDFMEGSRAMPAFIVGILLMSEYIGAKSTIGTAQAAFEDGFAASWSVIGAAIGFPLFGLLLVKRIYNTGKITISGAIAEKYGNSTKNIISLIMIYALLLVNVGNYVSGAAAISTVLKVNLPVAAFITAIVSTFYFAFGGMKGVAWVTVLHSALKYFGILAIMGFALSKTGGFTPMIENMPDFYWTWDGNIGASTIFAWLIGTIGSIFCTQFVIQAISSTKDVKSAKRSTWVAFFFCLPIALAIAVIGVAAKYLHPEIDSLYAMPIFLQDMNPWLAGLVTTSLVASIFVSVSTVALAIASLVVKDFYVPMRNPTPEQEFKATRWISLLIGFLPLIFVLLVPEVLKLSFFTRAIRLSISVVAVIAFYAPFFRSTRGANAGLIGACVVTSVWYLLGDPFGINNMYIALLTPAVIMVIDRLIPGKAQGKAPTPVENNGV